In Deferribacter desulfuricans SSM1, the following are encoded in one genomic region:
- a CDS encoding AEC family transporter: protein MITLFTIFLKTVLPIFVIIAIAFIYNRVKDIDFRFVTDITLTIFAPIFVFHSLLSYKINLISLYKPMIFMILLVSLLIIISLIIFKFFINDAKYKIPFILSVSMINVGNFGLPLISFAYGNKGVFFSIIYFVVFNIPLSTLAIMLSSNEKNFLLAFKDVLKIPLIHAFLLAIIFSEFNLRLPEFLDKSFGILSNAAIPLLIFILGLQLSKIKFTSKLLKPAFLSVFLRLVISPLVAICITIFLNIEGIEKQVAIVQTSAPSALLPLMYAIRFNRSPEFLSTTILLSTILSGLTLPILISYLT from the coding sequence ATGATAACCCTTTTTACCATATTTTTAAAAACTGTTTTACCAATATTTGTTATTATTGCAATTGCGTTTATTTATAACAGGGTAAAAGATATAGATTTTCGTTTTGTGACTGATATTACATTAACCATTTTTGCACCAATTTTTGTATTTCACTCTCTACTTTCATACAAAATTAATTTAATCAGCTTGTACAAGCCAATGATATTTATGATTTTATTAGTATCATTATTGATAATTATTTCGCTAATTATTTTCAAATTTTTCATTAACGATGCAAAATATAAAATACCATTTATACTGTCCGTTTCAATGATAAATGTCGGAAATTTTGGTTTGCCTCTTATTAGTTTCGCATATGGTAATAAAGGGGTTTTCTTTTCTATTATCTATTTTGTGGTATTCAATATCCCTCTTTCCACACTTGCCATAATGTTATCATCAAATGAGAAAAATTTTCTACTTGCGTTCAAAGATGTATTAAAGATACCACTTATCCACGCATTTTTACTTGCTATAATATTTTCTGAGTTTAACCTTAGACTTCCAGAATTTTTAGACAAATCATTTGGAATTTTATCCAATGCAGCAATTCCACTTCTAATATTTATTTTGGGTCTTCAACTATCCAAAATTAAATTTACATCAAAACTATTAAAACCAGCTTTTTTATCAGTATTTCTAAGACTGGTTATTTCACCTTTAGTGGCAATTTGTATTACAATTTTTTTGAATATTGAAGGGATAGAAAAACAAGTAGCCATTGTTCAAACTTCTGCACCAAGCGCCCTTCTCCCTCTGATGTATGCTATCAGATTCAATAGATCACCTGAATTTCTCTCAACAACAATTCTTCTTTCAACAATTTTATCTGGACTAACCTTACCCATATTAATTTCTTATTTGACTTAA
- a CDS encoding HyaD/HybD family hydrogenase maturation endopeptidase, with product MKILVLGLGNLLMNDDAAGLEIIYRLQKHYDLNKYPFLHFMDGGTLGLDIVPHLSDVTHLIIVDAVDLDLPPGTVVKIEGEDIHAVFENKLSPHQMGLKDILTAAELVDIKSEYVVMYGIQIKDINMDKEFSKEVENNLDKLENKVKEEIDSILKKFAQKL from the coding sequence ATGAAGATATTGGTTTTGGGTTTAGGAAATCTTTTAATGAATGATGACGCTGCAGGGTTAGAAATTATTTATAGATTACAAAAGCATTATGACTTAAATAAATACCCATTTTTGCACTTTATGGATGGTGGGACATTGGGGCTTGATATAGTTCCCCACCTTTCTGATGTTACTCATCTCATTATTGTCGATGCTGTAGATCTAGACTTACCACCAGGAACTGTGGTGAAAATAGAGGGGGAAGATATTCACGCTGTATTTGAAAACAAACTTTCACCACATCAGATGGGTTTAAAAGATATTTTAACTGCTGCAGAGCTGGTTGACATAAAATCTGAGTATGTAGTGATGTATGGAATTCAAATTAAAGATATAAATATGGATAAAGAATTTTCAAAAGAAGTAGAAAACAATTTAGACAAATTAGAAAATAAAGTAAAAGAAGAAATAGATTCGATATTAAAAAAATTTGCTCAAAAATTATAA
- a CDS encoding ATP-binding protein has translation MFVGHKHLKSYFKTILINDTFHPAYIFAGNEGVGKKFFAINLAKAAHCKDEKFFEECSCNSCIQIDQNTHPDVILLNENDLTIDNIRDLNERAFLSSFTGKRKFFILDNFHKIKREAANAMLKTLEEPPLDTTFILVTHNYEMIIPTIRSRCIKINFHRLPKDEIAQIFNNEVEEKNVFDIQNEPLLNILNEINKTNDREELKNLLTSIVKQAKKIAFEKNSIKMIQFTDYLLDILKSVDYNINLDIAKGYLITKIIEVKSD, from the coding sequence ATGTTTGTAGGGCACAAGCATCTTAAAAGTTATTTTAAAACAATTTTGATAAACGATACATTCCATCCAGCTTATATATTTGCTGGAAATGAAGGAGTTGGGAAAAAGTTTTTCGCGATTAATTTAGCAAAAGCTGCCCATTGTAAAGATGAAAAGTTTTTTGAAGAGTGCAGTTGTAACAGCTGCATTCAAATAGACCAAAACACTCATCCCGATGTAATTTTATTAAATGAAAATGACCTAACTATTGATAATATTAGAGATTTAAACGAAAGAGCATTTTTATCATCTTTTACTGGTAAAAGAAAATTTTTCATTTTAGATAATTTCCACAAAATAAAAAGAGAAGCTGCAAATGCTATGCTCAAAACATTAGAAGAACCGCCACTTGATACCACTTTTATTTTAGTAACTCACAACTATGAAATGATTATCCCAACAATTAGATCCAGATGTATAAAAATTAATTTTCATAGATTGCCAAAAGATGAAATTGCTCAAATTTTTAATAACGAGGTTGAAGAAAAAAATGTTTTTGATATTCAAAATGAACCTTTACTTAATATTCTAAACGAGATTAATAAAACAAATGATAGAGAAGAGCTTAAAAACCTTTTGACATCAATTGTCAAACAGGCAAAGAAAATAGCTTTTGAAAAAAATAGCATAAAGATGATACAGTTTACAGATTATCTGCTGGATATTTTGAAAAGTGTTGACTATAATATTAATCTTGATATAGCAAAAGGGTATTTAATTACAAAAATTATTGAGGTAAAAAGTGATTGA
- a CDS encoding MOSC domain-containing protein, protein MGKVFAVSISEKKGTRKYNVNSVEIKENYGIVGDAHAGNWHRQVSFLAKESIEKMRNLGLDVKSGDFAENITTEGIELCKMKVGERLKINNIEFVISQIGKICHHRCAIYYQAGDCIMPKEGIFAVVKNSGKITVGDTIEVLPKDGFSVAIITLSDKGSKGEREDITGIKIKEYIEQNLKTSFIRYEMIPDEKDILENMLVDFTDLQQFDLIITNGSTGISPRDIAPDITKRVIEKELPGFAEAMRMKSFEKTPHALISRAMCGTRRNSLIINVPGSPKGALENLETVFPAIPHTIKKLQGDKEDCATN, encoded by the coding sequence ATGGGCAAAGTTTTTGCTGTTTCTATCAGTGAGAAAAAAGGGACAAGAAAATACAATGTAAATTCTGTAGAAATAAAAGAAAATTATGGCATTGTTGGTGATGCACACGCTGGCAACTGGCATAGACAGGTAAGTTTTTTAGCAAAAGAAAGTATAGAAAAGATGAGAAACTTAGGCCTTGATGTAAAAAGTGGTGATTTCGCAGAAAATATAACCACCGAAGGTATTGAGCTGTGCAAAATGAAGGTGGGTGAAAGACTTAAAATAAACAATATTGAATTTGTAATCTCTCAGATAGGTAAAATCTGTCACCACAGGTGTGCCATCTACTATCAAGCAGGTGATTGCATAATGCCAAAAGAGGGTATTTTCGCTGTTGTAAAAAATAGTGGAAAAATAACTGTTGGTGACACAATAGAGGTGCTCCCAAAAGATGGTTTTAGTGTAGCTATAATAACATTAAGTGATAAAGGGAGTAAAGGTGAAAGAGAAGATATAACAGGTATAAAAATTAAAGAATACATAGAGCAAAATTTAAAAACTTCATTTATCAGATATGAAATGATCCCTGATGAAAAAGATATTTTGGAAAATATGCTTGTTGACTTCACAGATTTACAACAGTTTGACTTAATAATTACAAACGGTTCAACTGGTATCTCTCCAAGAGATATCGCTCCAGACATTACAAAAAGAGTTATTGAAAAAGAGCTACCAGGTTTTGCAGAAGCAATGAGAATGAAAAGTTTTGAAAAAACACCACATGCTTTAATTTCAAGAGCTATGTGTGGTACAAGAAGAAACTCTTTAATTATAAATGTCCCAGGTAGTCCAAAAGGTGCTTTAGAAAACCTTGAAACTGTTTTTCCTGCAATTCCACATACAATAAAAAAACTACAGGGTGATAAAGAAGACTGTGCAACCAATTAA
- a CDS encoding PSP1 domain-containing protein, whose product MIEINATGVAFKRAGKIYYFLTNNVNAKRGDFVVVESEKGEDIATVIIPDRKIQIEDLSVMKKVLRLANSDDLTRLVQNKKDEIKALEICKQFVKKHKHEMKLLKAEYTLDRKKLTFYFTADGRIDFRELVKDLARVFRTRIEMRQVGVRDATKILGGIGVCGRELCCSTFLRTFQNISIKMAKDQNLILNPSKISGVCSRLMCCLMYETYEEDLEDGEFIEFQDIVDEESGGKI is encoded by the coding sequence GTGATTGAGATAAATGCTACAGGTGTTGCCTTTAAAAGGGCTGGGAAAATATATTATTTTTTAACCAATAATGTTAATGCTAAAAGAGGGGATTTTGTAGTCGTAGAATCAGAAAAAGGGGAAGATATAGCCACAGTAATCATCCCTGACAGAAAAATTCAAATAGAAGACCTTTCTGTAATGAAAAAGGTCTTAAGGCTTGCAAATAGTGATGATTTAACAAGGCTTGTACAAAACAAAAAAGATGAAATCAAGGCTCTTGAAATTTGCAAGCAATTTGTAAAAAAGCATAAACACGAAATGAAATTATTAAAAGCTGAATATACGCTTGATAGAAAAAAGTTAACATTCTACTTTACGGCTGATGGGAGGATAGATTTCAGAGAGCTTGTAAAAGATCTTGCAAGAGTATTTAGAACAAGGATCGAAATGAGGCAGGTTGGAGTTAGAGATGCTACAAAAATTTTAGGTGGAATAGGTGTTTGCGGAAGAGAGCTGTGCTGTTCTACCTTTTTAAGAACCTTTCAAAATATTTCTATAAAAATGGCAAAAGACCAAAATCTAATATTAAATCCATCAAAAATATCTGGTGTATGTAGTAGGCTTATGTGCTGCTTAATGTATGAAACCTATGAAGAAGATTTAGAAGATGGTGAATTTATAGAATTTCAAGATATAGTTGATGAAGAAAGTGGAGGAAAAATATGA
- the cybH gene encoding Ni/Fe-hydrogenase, b-type cytochrome subunit, whose amino-acid sequence MANTYKDCPKCAAKKFVYVWEAPVRISHWLNFFSIIILSFTGLYIHYPFISASSRYGVYVMGTIRYVHYLVGVIFAFSVLLRLFWLFVGNKYASWHSFSNPFKKEDRKIFFSYLKYYTFLEKEPPHTLGHNPVALVAYIVLFNLFILQIITGFALWAQADPNSTLYSLTSWVFSIASNQWVRFFHYLVMYLIAGFVINHLYSAVIFDFKTQSGEISSIFSGWKPERNH is encoded by the coding sequence ATGGCTAATACGTATAAAGATTGTCCAAAATGTGCTGCTAAAAAATTTGTTTATGTTTGGGAAGCCCCAGTTAGAATCAGCCACTGGTTAAATTTCTTTTCGATAATTATTTTATCATTTACAGGATTATATATTCATTACCCTTTTATCTCTGCTTCTTCGAGATATGGTGTATACGTAATGGGAACTATCAGGTATGTTCATTATCTTGTGGGTGTTATTTTTGCTTTTAGTGTTCTTTTGAGATTGTTCTGGCTATTTGTGGGTAATAAATATGCAAGCTGGCATTCATTTTCCAACCCATTTAAAAAAGAAGATAGAAAAATATTCTTCTCCTATCTCAAATACTACACATTTTTGGAAAAAGAACCTCCTCATACTTTAGGACACAACCCAGTGGCACTTGTTGCTTACATAGTTCTTTTCAATCTTTTCATTTTACAAATAATTACTGGTTTTGCATTGTGGGCTCAAGCAGATCCTAATTCAACACTATACTCGCTTACATCATGGGTATTTTCCATTGCAAGCAATCAGTGGGTTAGATTTTTCCATTATTTAGTTATGTATCTTATAGCTGGATTTGTAATTAACCACTTATACTCCGCAGTCATTTTTGACTTTAAGACTCAATCTGGAGAAATTAGTTCTATCTTTTCAGGTTGGAAACCTGAAAGAAATCATTAA
- the tmk gene encoding dTMP kinase, giving the protein MQPIKKSFFLVIDGIDGCGKTTQCKLLKEYLNNIGLNILLTKEPGGTKTGTILRNILISTDYDIEPNTELLLYSADRLEHQKKIIIPGLNSGKTIICDRFISSTYAYQIFARGLEKSFLQYLEQHTVFKWPDLTIIIDLPVEIALERALKRLKDQNCENSEGKFEKNGIDFYKKVREGFLWYSKNYKNVKVINGDRDIDSLFKEIKSIVNEKLCL; this is encoded by the coding sequence GTGCAACCAATTAAGAAAAGTTTCTTTTTAGTAATCGATGGTATTGATGGGTGTGGTAAAACTACCCAGTGCAAATTACTTAAAGAATACCTTAACAATATTGGATTAAATATTCTATTAACTAAAGAACCTGGTGGCACAAAAACTGGTACTATTTTAAGAAATATATTGATTTCAACAGATTATGATATCGAACCTAATACAGAACTGCTTCTATATTCTGCAGATAGATTAGAACATCAAAAAAAAATTATAATTCCAGGATTAAACAGTGGCAAAACTATCATTTGTGATAGATTTATCTCATCAACTTATGCTTATCAAATCTTTGCACGTGGATTAGAGAAATCTTTTTTACAATATTTAGAGCAGCACACAGTATTCAAATGGCCTGACTTGACAATTATAATTGATTTACCAGTTGAAATAGCTCTTGAAAGAGCTCTAAAAAGATTAAAAGATCAAAACTGTGAAAATTCTGAAGGTAAATTTGAAAAAAACGGTATCGATTTTTATAAAAAGGTTAGAGAAGGCTTTTTATGGTATAGTAAAAATTACAAAAATGTTAAAGTTATTAATGGTGATAGAGATATAGATAGCTTATTCAAAGAAATAAAATCAATCGTAAACGAAAAGCTATGTTTGTAG
- a CDS encoding transketolase, translated as MKILSEAEIKELEKMSVLCRGDILKMTTLAGSGHPGGSMSSIDMYLTVYKIANISPDNYKELNRDRIIVSHGHTSPGVYSALGRNGFFDIDEAIAYFRLAGSIFEGHIERMVPGVEWTTGNLGQGLSAACGMALAAKHLGAEYGVYCFMGDGEQQKGQVSEARRFAVKYNLDNLIAFVDYNKLQISGNISEVMPQNIKDEYIASGWAVLEIDGHNIKEIADAIYQAKKIARPVLILAKTVMGKGVSFMENKEVYHGKPLNEEQLDAALKELGLENDLEKYKEMRKQFVFDESAHEIFRYEVAVDTGFPKTYGTDVSMDNRGVFGNAITELVQINMAENNTPIIVFDCDLAGSVKTDKVAKEFAENFYEAGIQEHHTAVCAGAASVNGLVSFFADFGVFGIDETYNQQRLNDINDTNLKVVTTHVGIDVGEDGKTHQCIDYIGAMRNLYGFKVIVPADPNQTDRAVRYAAKEYGNFLIAMGRSKVPVIADKEGRPYYGDDYEFKYGKIDVIRDGEIPLFSYGSMLHRAVKVYDIVSNQGVNLAVLNVSSPFKLDLEVLERFKDSKIWFTYEDHNVNTGLGSILADFIAENGCGVKLVKFGVKGYSYSGKPDHIFELIGLSPEAVAAEIVKNLK; from the coding sequence ATGAAAATATTAAGTGAAGCAGAAATAAAAGAATTAGAAAAGATGTCTGTTTTGTGTAGAGGGGATATTTTAAAAATGACTACCCTTGCAGGAAGTGGGCATCCTGGTGGCTCGATGTCATCTATTGATATGTATTTGACAGTATATAAAATAGCTAATATCTCCCCTGATAACTATAAAGAGCTTAATAGAGACAGAATAATTGTTTCTCATGGGCACACATCTCCAGGTGTATATTCTGCTCTTGGTAGAAATGGTTTTTTTGATATTGATGAGGCAATCGCTTATTTTAGATTGGCTGGGAGTATCTTTGAGGGGCATATAGAGAGAATGGTGCCAGGTGTAGAATGGACTACAGGTAATTTAGGGCAAGGGTTATCTGCGGCGTGTGGTATGGCTCTTGCAGCAAAGCATTTAGGTGCTGAGTATGGTGTTTACTGTTTTATGGGTGATGGTGAGCAGCAGAAAGGTCAAGTTAGCGAAGCAAGAAGATTTGCTGTTAAATACAATTTAGATAATTTGATAGCTTTTGTAGATTATAATAAATTGCAGATTAGTGGTAATATATCTGAGGTTATGCCTCAGAATATAAAAGATGAATATATCGCTTCTGGTTGGGCAGTTCTTGAAATAGATGGGCATAATATTAAAGAGATTGCTGATGCAATTTATCAAGCTAAAAAGATAGCAAGGCCTGTTTTGATACTAGCAAAAACTGTTATGGGTAAGGGTGTATCTTTTATGGAAAATAAAGAGGTTTATCATGGAAAACCCTTAAATGAAGAGCAACTTGATGCTGCCCTGAAAGAGCTGGGACTTGAAAATGACCTTGAAAAGTATAAAGAGATGAGAAAACAGTTTGTTTTTGATGAATCAGCTCATGAGATTTTTAGATATGAAGTTGCTGTAGATACAGGTTTCCCAAAAACTTATGGCACAGATGTATCTATGGATAACAGAGGTGTTTTTGGTAATGCTATTACTGAGCTAGTTCAGATAAATATGGCTGAAAATAATACTCCGATAATCGTTTTTGATTGTGATTTGGCTGGTTCTGTTAAAACTGATAAGGTGGCAAAAGAGTTTGCAGAAAACTTTTATGAAGCAGGGATTCAGGAGCATCATACGGCAGTTTGTGCTGGAGCTGCAAGTGTAAATGGGCTTGTTTCATTTTTTGCAGACTTTGGAGTGTTCGGGATTGATGAAACTTATAATCAGCAAAGACTAAATGATATAAATGATACAAATCTCAAAGTGGTTACAACACATGTGGGTATAGATGTTGGAGAAGATGGTAAAACTCATCAATGTATTGATTATATAGGAGCAATGAGAAATCTCTATGGATTTAAGGTAATTGTTCCTGCTGATCCAAACCAAACGGATAGAGCTGTCAGATATGCTGCAAAAGAGTATGGGAATTTTTTAATTGCAATGGGTAGATCAAAAGTCCCGGTAATTGCAGATAAAGAAGGCAGACCATATTATGGCGATGATTATGAGTTTAAATATGGAAAAATAGATGTAATAAGAGATGGAGAAATCCCTCTTTTTAGTTATGGATCAATGCTTCATCGTGCTGTTAAAGTGTATGATATTGTTTCAAATCAAGGAGTAAATCTTGCTGTTTTGAATGTTTCATCACCTTTTAAGCTTGATTTAGAGGTTTTAGAAAGGTTTAAAGATAGTAAGATATGGTTTACTTATGAAGATCATAATGTAAACACAGGGCTTGGTTCCATTCTTGCTGATTTTATCGCTGAAAACGGATGTGGTGTAAAACTTGTAAAATTTGGAGTTAAAGGTTATTCTTATTCTGGTAAACCTGATCATATATTTGAATTAATTGGGTTGTCACCAGAAGCAGTTGCCGCAGAAATCGTGAAAAATCTAAAATAA
- a CDS encoding nickel-dependent hydrogenase large subunit has translation MANRIVVDPITRIEGHLRIEAKVENGKIVDAWSSSTMFRGVEKILQGRDPRDAWYFTQRFCGVCTTVHSIASIRAVENALGIKIPFNAEMIRNIIIGIQNVQDHVIHFYHLHALDWVDIVSALKADPKKTAALQQSISDWKYSSEDYFRSVQNKIAVFAKTGRLGPFGNAYWGHPAYKLPPEANLMAVAHYLEALHLQKEIIKIHAILGSKNPHPQTFLVGGMSVPVDPNSQNALNADRIAQIKEFVNMAKEFVEQVYIPDLLAVAQFYPEWASIGAGVKNFLSYGEYPEDQSGYPNGLWIPSGIVLNADISKVLEVDQKKITEYVTHSWYEYTGGDDKGKHPFDGETNWKYTGPKPPYEYLDVDNKYSWVKAPRYDDKPMEVGPLARMVVGYAKGHKEIKDAVDWALKKLGAGPEVLFSTLGRTAARGIETLITVNRLPKWIDMLVANIKSGDLSVHNGEKWDPETWPSKAAGYGWHEAPRGALGHWIVIENKQIKNYQAVVPSTWNAGPRDAKGQRGPYEESLIGTPIADPDKPLEILRTIHSFDPCLACAVHVYDEKGKLRSKVKVL, from the coding sequence ATGGCTAATAGAATAGTTGTTGATCCAATAACAAGGATAGAAGGTCATTTAAGAATAGAAGCAAAAGTAGAAAATGGAAAGATTGTTGATGCTTGGTCAAGCTCAACAATGTTTAGAGGTGTAGAAAAAATCCTTCAGGGGAGAGATCCAAGAGACGCATGGTATTTTACTCAAAGATTTTGCGGAGTATGTACCACTGTTCACTCTATTGCATCTATTAGGGCAGTAGAAAACGCTCTCGGCATCAAAATACCTTTTAACGCTGAAATGATTAGAAATATCATTATCGGTATTCAAAATGTTCAAGACCACGTAATCCATTTTTATCACTTACATGCATTGGATTGGGTAGATATAGTTTCTGCTCTCAAAGCTGATCCTAAGAAAACAGCAGCATTACAGCAAAGTATATCTGATTGGAAGTATTCTAGTGAAGATTACTTTAGGTCTGTTCAAAACAAAATTGCTGTTTTTGCTAAAACAGGAAGACTTGGACCATTTGGCAATGCTTACTGGGGGCATCCTGCTTATAAATTACCACCAGAAGCAAACCTAATGGCAGTAGCTCATTACCTTGAAGCATTACATTTGCAAAAAGAGATAATTAAAATACACGCTATTTTAGGTTCTAAAAACCCACACCCACAGACTTTCCTTGTTGGTGGGATGTCTGTACCTGTTGACCCAAACAGCCAAAATGCTTTAAATGCTGATAGAATTGCCCAAATAAAAGAGTTTGTAAATATGGCAAAAGAGTTTGTAGAACAAGTATATATCCCTGACCTTTTAGCTGTAGCACAGTTTTATCCTGAGTGGGCATCTATTGGTGCTGGAGTCAAAAACTTCTTATCATACGGTGAATATCCAGAAGATCAATCTGGTTATCCAAACGGATTATGGATACCATCAGGGATTGTTTTAAATGCAGATATTAGCAAGGTATTAGAAGTTGACCAGAAAAAAATCACTGAATATGTAACTCATTCTTGGTATGAATATACAGGTGGGGATGATAAGGGTAAACATCCATTTGATGGTGAGACAAACTGGAAATATACTGGGCCGAAACCTCCATATGAATACCTTGATGTAGATAATAAATACTCATGGGTAAAAGCTCCAAGATACGATGATAAACCTATGGAAGTTGGTCCATTGGCAAGAATGGTTGTTGGGTATGCAAAAGGGCATAAAGAGATTAAAGATGCAGTTGACTGGGCATTGAAAAAACTTGGTGCAGGCCCTGAAGTATTGTTCTCAACATTGGGAAGAACAGCAGCAAGAGGTATAGAAACACTTATCACTGTGAATAGATTGCCAAAATGGATAGATATGCTTGTTGCAAATATAAAATCTGGTGATTTAAGTGTTCATAACGGTGAAAAGTGGGATCCAGAAACATGGCCATCAAAAGCTGCTGGTTACGGTTGGCACGAGGCACCAAGAGGAGCTTTAGGACATTGGATTGTTATTGAAAACAAACAGATAAAGAACTATCAGGCAGTAGTTCCTTCCACTTGGAACGCTGGCCCAAGAGATGCAAAAGGGCAAAGAGGGCCATATGAAGAATCTCTAATTGGAACCCCAATTGCTGACCCTGATAAACCACTTGAAATATTAAGAACAATTCATTCTTTTGACCCATGTCTTGCATGTGCTGTGCATGTATATGACGAAAAGGGCAAACTTCGCTCTAAAGTGAAGGTTTTATAG
- a CDS encoding hydrogenase small subunit: MGKFNEILKEYGISRRDFLKYCTALSGTLALSPAFAPKIAEAIENDNRPPVIWLEFQDCAGDSESLLRANRPTVAELVLDYLSIDYHETIMAAAGHQAEAAREETVKKYKGKYICIVEGSIPVEDDGVYCCVGGRSAVDILKEVGGNAAFVIAVGTCAAYGGLPAAYPNPTGAKSVKEIIPEKTVINLPGCPMNVDNLTATVVHYLLFGAAPALDKFLRPKFAYGKRIHDNCERRAHFDAGQFVEEWGDEGHRQGWCLYKMGCKGPETFHNCPTVRWNEGTSWPVMAGHGCVGCSEPGFWDTMTPIYKRLPNVPGFGVEATATKIGTTIVGISAVVFGVHGIVTAIRNRGLVKKVENEFEDKE; this comes from the coding sequence ATGGGCAAATTCAATGAAATTTTAAAAGAATATGGTATAAGCAGAAGAGATTTTCTAAAATACTGTACTGCTTTATCAGGTACTTTAGCTCTATCTCCAGCTTTTGCACCAAAAATTGCTGAAGCTATTGAAAATGATAACAGACCTCCGGTTATTTGGTTGGAATTTCAAGATTGTGCAGGGGATTCAGAATCTTTATTAAGAGCAAACAGGCCAACAGTAGCCGAACTTGTCTTGGATTACTTATCTATTGATTATCATGAAACAATCATGGCTGCAGCAGGACATCAAGCTGAAGCAGCAAGAGAAGAAACTGTAAAAAAATACAAAGGTAAGTATATCTGCATTGTTGAGGGTTCAATACCTGTTGAAGATGATGGAGTATATTGCTGTGTAGGTGGGAGATCAGCTGTTGACATCCTAAAAGAGGTTGGTGGAAACGCAGCCTTTGTGATTGCAGTTGGCACCTGTGCTGCATATGGTGGTTTACCAGCTGCTTACCCAAACCCTACTGGTGCTAAATCTGTAAAAGAGATAATCCCAGAAAAAACAGTTATCAATCTGCCTGGGTGCCCAATGAATGTTGATAATTTAACAGCCACTGTTGTACATTATTTACTTTTTGGTGCTGCACCTGCACTTGATAAATTTTTAAGACCAAAATTTGCTTATGGTAAACGGATCCATGATAATTGTGAAAGAAGAGCACATTTTGATGCTGGTCAATTTGTAGAAGAGTGGGGAGATGAAGGGCATCGTCAAGGATGGTGTTTATATAAGATGGGTTGCAAAGGCCCAGAAACTTTTCATAACTGCCCAACCGTCAGATGGAATGAAGGTACAAGCTGGCCTGTAATGGCAGGACACGGTTGTGTTGGATGTAGTGAACCAGGCTTTTGGGATACTATGACGCCAATTTACAAAAGATTACCAAATGTACCTGGCTTTGGTGTTGAAGCTACAGCCACAAAAATTGGAACAACCATTGTGGGGATTTCAGCTGTAGTGTTTGGTGTTCACGGTATTGTTACAGCAATTAGAAACCGTGGACTTGTGAAAAAAGTAGAAAACGAATTTGAAGACAAAGAATAA